The Vanessa tameamea isolate UH-Manoa-2023 chromosome 27, ilVanTame1 primary haplotype, whole genome shotgun sequence DNA window ATAATGAAAAACCAATATTAAGTGCAACTTTACGTCTTAAAGTACAAACACGAAGGAAATACTCAGAAGCAAATGCAGTATTAGATGATaaccttaataaaattttagccGTTCGTCTCCACTCCACAAGTTTCATTAGATATCGTTCCTGATCTTTCGTtctacaaataaacattttatttgcaattgCTTTAGCTCCTACAATTCGCCAATCAATAGCATCGATATCCAAAGTTGGCTTAGTCTTATGTGCATTAGATTTAAATtcagttaatatttttgattgttttttattttctgttttaaCTTCAGCTAATAATTCTGAAATACGTCTGAATAATGACTGATTCGTCATTAAGGTACATAGTGGACGAACTAACCACGTCTTATGATCTTTTTGTAAAGCTTCTTCTAACATTAATCTGTGCTGTTCTGCTAAGCCACCCGATTCACTAAAGTACACACTTAAACATTGAAGGAATCTATCATGATTTGTGCGCTGTTTAGAGGCTAATACCGCTAAGCTCTTACCACCTTCGAGGGGTTTCACATCATGTCGCAAAGCATTTAAATACATAGCACCTGTAGGTTTAATTCTAAAGTTTTCATGGAAGAGTTCACGTCGCAACATTTTTGCGTCGTATAATCTACTCAGCAAATCAGGTTCGTCAGATGCTGCCTTGGCAAGTATAGGTATAGCATCAGGAAATTCCTCAATAGAAATCTTATATTCTCCCAGAATATCCAAAAAGGCAACAGGACTTAAAGTCAAAAGTTGAAGTGGTAATCGTTTTGCAATTAGCGCTTTTTCTTGTACATTCAATTTGTATTCAGACAGAGTTGAGAAATCCCGAAAAAAACCCGACAGCAAATGTTTtgaaataggaatattatttaacaagtgTCTAATAATGACAGCATGTAGTCCTTCTCGGCAAATAAGTTCAGTAGATGAACCATCAAGTCCTAAATCTCGCCCAAACTCTAACAAATAGACCCAGGCTTGATCTTGTACACACCACACACGTTCCCGTTTCACAAGAGATCTTATTATCGCTGCTCGCAGTGTGTTTGGTTCGTTTTTATGTTTCTCTACTAAAAACTTAAGTAACTTTTCAACTTGTTCCGAAACACCACCACTTTTACTCACGAGAACCAACATAATGTTTAATCTCCCTTCGATAGTGCTTTCGCCTAATAACTTCTTGCTTAATTCTTGAAATGTTCCTTCGAAACCTGTGAATCGGTAGCGattgaataatttatctaaTTGAGACTTTTCCATGCTGACTATTTGACAAGAATAGCggctatattttcttttttttaaactcttcGTAAAACGGCAACCTGTTAAAACTGCTGATTTCACAGGATCGAGTAGATAATAGTCTTCTTCGAGATTTAAAGGCGTCGGTAATGAATAAGGCCATTCGGCAACTTTAGCACCTAAATTTTTATCCacaaaaatttgtttttttagaaGTGTTCGGTCTTTTGTATTCAAGCGCTTAAATAGTGGTTCTACTTTATGGTAAGAAAACCAGTTCGCAAGGTAATCGGCTCGAGcaagttgtaaaataatttcattagcTTCATTGCTGGACAAACAAGCAGCCAATGTTTTGATATTAAGGAATGATGACGCATATAACTCAATTTTGGCTAAAACTCTTCTTTTATAGTGTTTCATTATGAATTCGGTCGATGATGGGCCGAAAGGATCCAGCTTAGTTGTATTGAAATGTTTCTCAACAATGTCTAAAAATGAGTTTCCatcatattttagtaaatatttaacacatttGAAGTAATTACATTCATCTTTTACATAACGCGCAAGCGCCGTGCGATTGTTCggtaaaatcttaaaatacagCGTACAAGCAGAAGGACAGATCTCGAAGAGTAATTTCATTTGCACTGGCGTCaatttatctatgatattcggTAATTCATCCAATATAAATTCGTTGGAACAATGCCAAAAAAACTTTATAGCTACACCAATATCAGACTTGTAATATTCGTAGAACTCCTGAGACCTTTCCGCgtgttttaagtttaattgcAACCAgtgtttcatattatttacagcAGGTTGGATCATTTCTGGATAAAGGACATTCTCCAAATATAAGGGACTTATAATGTCGCAATATTTCGGTTCAAGAAGCCAATGACATTTGAGTGATCTGCTCACAAATAGCATATTGTCATCTTGAaggttttgtaaaatatatttaacatatttatacttaGAAGCGAGgtcgattttaaatattcgGTCTATTGGTGATATTTCTGGTAAAGTGATGATCTCTTGAATAGAAACATTTTCGTCATACGCTTTAGTAACTAAAGAATTCAGATAGCGGTGCCGTTCACGTAAGTTTGAACCTTTTAAGGTTACCGGTAAATATCCAGACATCTGAAAATACATTtggaataatattacttatatacattacaatGACGCAAGTAtcctaaaataattatgattatccccacgtataaagttatttttaacattgagaAATAGACAAAGTACTATAGGTTGATGAAGTAGGTacctatcatattttttaagtataattataatagggCAACTATAAATACTCGTCAatgatttacttattttaagcTGATTATTTCATTACCAATTTGAGGCGTCACTTCAAAGctatcacaatattatttttataagtcgctcttttaaaattataagataatttcAAACGTGTATTAAGCTAGTTCAATAAATCATCTTTAtcacaaaactatcgatatatAATCGACTTAACGACAACactgtcattagaaataatcaTTACTCGATTGTGtcattactataataatataatgacgtCATATAACCCTAGAATAAAACTCTACAGTAGGTACGCCacaatgaaaaacaataaacataaatcatataaaacacGAAACAAAACTTACCTCAGTACTGTATGATTTGATACTAAGTAGGTACTAACTGAAATAAGAAACAAGTGGTATGTTATAGTGTTGCACTGGTTGCttgatgaatataataaatatacattactaaAGCAAGGAACTCACTTGTTGCAGTTAAAAAATgccgtaatattataatattcattatttttatattttgtacatcaCTTCGGTCAGATTTTTAGAACTATCTGCAGTAcctagaattatataaataaatatgtagagatattatttttgttaggaTAGTAATAACATAGCTAATCAAAGTATAAGAACATaggaactaaaattattttaatcgatttatacaatatattaaatgatgtaATCAATTACAATCGCGggaataataatgttaataagaaataataaggttttaaatagtttatgctttttaaaaatacaatggtACCGACACATAGAAAGCAATTGTATTGCAAATTTTGTCACTGGCAAGTCGatgatatttatgaaattagaGAAATGTCATTTTTAGGTTTGTTAACATCCTAGACAAAATCCTCAATTATCCGATATCATCCAACTTTTGCTTTctttaatcgatattattaccAAGCATAATATCAGTTTACCGAACACTGTCACTGAAAAACTTAATCAGTTCACTcctaattcttttaataaaaatggcgaCAATTCTCCAATGGAATTGCAAGAGCATTAGgcataaaaacatgaaattatctcCTACCATCCTCATATTTTGGCCATCTCGGAGACATGGTTAAAGCCGGGTTCACGTTTTCGGGTTCCTGGATATTCATGTCTCCGCGATGATCATGTTAGTGGATGGGATGGAAGTGCCCTTCTTCTTAAACATTCCCTTATCTATTCATTGATTCCTCTCCCTCTCCACTCTCCATCTTTCAATATTGTAGCCGTCGGGGTTATAAATACAACATTCGTGTCAATTAACATTCCTTCTCCTAATACTTCCATTATTTCCGAATTAAACTCTATCCTCTTAACTCTTCCTATCCCTTTAGTTGTTGTAGGTGACTTCAACTGCCATCATACTATGTGGGGTTCCCTTCAGTGTGAGTACCCTTCTGCTCACCTCAttgatttgtttgataaaaataaccttTGCTTATTAAATGATGGGTCGCCTACTAGAAGAACTCCTCCATTTCAGAATCCCAGTTGTGTTGACTTGTCCTTAACGTCTCCCAATCTGGCCTCTCTTTGTAACTGGAAGGTACTATACTGCTCATATGGTAGTGATCATCTCCCCATTCTTATCTCCTTATCCAATAGTGTTCCTGTCTCGCCTATGCCATTTCCTCCTCTCTTAAAGTTTCGTATCTCGAAGGCTAAGTGGGCAGAATTTCAGCAATGCGTTACTAGCCAGACAGATCTATGTCCTATAATAACCGTTGACAACTTTTtacaaacttataataattttatttctgcttTATTAACTTCGGCCAATCGATTCATCCCAATTAAAAAGTCTCCTAAAGATTTCATTCCTTCCCCCCCTTGGTGGGATTATGAATGCACGGAAATCATCCGCAAACGGAATGAGATGGAAGAGGTCTTTATAGAATTTCCGTCTTTAGAAAActacttaaattttacaaagtACAAATGCCAAATCAAAAAGGGAATTATCCTTGAAGAAACGTAACGGCTGGTTTCGTTTCTATGAGAGTCTTTCTCCCCGAACCCCTTTTTCattgtttggaaaaaaataaaaaaacttccgAGGTCATTTTAGTCATAGTATTCCTGTTTCAAACGATCCTTCTGTCTGGCTCTATGATTTTTTGGATAGACTGGCTCCACCTTTTGTTCCTCCTGAaaattgttttccttcatcttCCCCTTCTCCTCCTTCCTATGATCGAATGGATGATCCTTTTACATTTGATAAGCTTTGCTCTGTTTTAGACAATCTTCACGACTCCTCCCCTGGTATTAATGGAATTCCTTAATCCTTTTTAGAGAAATGTTCTGactgttcaaaattaattttactttctattcttaacaaaatttatgaaactggGTTTGTTCCTTAGTCATGGAAACATCAAATCATCATTCCTATTCTTAAACCCCATAAAGATCCTAAAGATCCCTCCTCCTTTCGTCCTATTGCCTTATCGTCAGTTCTGGCCAAAATTGTGGAAcacctaataaaaaatagattggaATGGATTCTTGAAAGCAGGAATATCTTGCCAAAATCGCAGTT harbors:
- the LOC113392032 gene encoding uncharacterized protein LOC113392032, with translation MSGYLPVTLKGSNLRERHRYLNSLVTKAYDENVSIQEIITLPEISPIDRIFKIDLASKYKYVKYILQNLQDDNMLFVSRSLKCHWLLEPKYCDIISPLYLENVLYPEMIQPAVNNMKHWLQLNLKHAERSQEFYEYYKSDIGVAIKFFWHCSNEFILDELPNIIDKLTPVQMKLLFEICPSACTLYFKILPNNRTALARYVKDECNYFKCVKYLLKYDGNSFLDIVEKHFNTTKLDPFGPSSTEFIMKHYKRRVLAKIELYASSFLNIKTLAACLSSNEANEIILQLARADYLANWFSYHKVEPLFKRLNTKDRTLLKKQIFVDKNLGAKVAEWPYSLPTPLNLEEDYYLLDPVKSAVLTGCRFTKSLKKRKYSRYSCQIVSMEKSQLDKLFNRYRFTGFEGTFQELSKKLLGESTIEGRLNIMLVLVSKSGGVSEQVEKLLKFLVEKHKNEPNTLRAAIIRSLVKRERVWCVQDQAWVYLLEFGRDLGLDGSSTELICREGLHAVIIRHLLNNIPISKHLLSGFFRDFSTLSEYKLNVQEKALIAKRLPLQLLTLSPVAFLDILGEYKISIEEFPDAIPILAKAASDEPDLLSRLYDAKMLRRELFHENFRIKPTGAMYLNALRHDVKPLEGGKSLAVLASKQRTNHDRFLQCLSVYFSESGGLAEQHRLMLEEALQKDHKTWLVRPLCTLMTNQSLFRRISELLAEVKTENKKQSKILTEFKSNAHKTKPTLDIDAIDWRIVGAKAIANKMFICRTKDQERYLMKLVEWRRTAKILLRLSSNTAFASEYFLRVCTLRRKVALNIGFSLYLKKITIDESIWTALKSLIENTKMTSDKCALLKKLEKPNFVPKNIVEDYWVFVYKLFFKIDKKRTTASLYRLENLLPEVDRKVITNILTEFINNDLSVSTLVNSYDLNTRISLYFQIIAKHLLLCKTEDEQKYLIENVCDKFFDALEVSFKTNDNKIVLLECLDEFILSLKYTKAFLEEHVSSMAVFERILNRLHNILPIEENFRRYADIHLTMLFYKSIKQTDKLDINTTDSTKRYEAIEILGKVFGKHIGYEIKELVSRFFRSVLDIYKNILENYLDNYFHFNYARQLFVTFVIKGILEVGSHEALVTAEHIFQRYQKYCISEPHRSEILNVLKESNSEVKFFLYNDIFKA